Part of the Candidatus Neomarinimicrobiota bacterium genome, TGGACTGACTGCCGCTATCAAGAATCGGTACGATTTGGAAACGGTCCCACACATCCTCTGCCACGGCTTTACCCGCGAGGAGACGGAAGATGCCTTGATTGAACTCAATTACCTGGGTATCAATAATGTGATGGCCCTGACGGGCGATCAGACGGAACGAATGAGTCCGGGAAATGAGAAAAGTACTATCAATAGATACGCGAGTGAACTGGTGGAACAGATTGTGAATATGAACCAGGGCATCTATCTGGAAGCGCTGGAAGACACTCATCCCACGGACTTCTGTATTGGTGTGGGGGGTTATCCTGAACTTCACAGTGAGTCTTCCGATTGGGAAGCGAATATTCGGTTCGTGAAGAATAAGGTTGACGCAGGGGCCCATTATATTGTGTCACAGATGTTTTTTGGAAATTCGGATTTCTTCCGGCTTGTGAAAGACTGCAGAAAAGCGGGAATTAGGGTGCCAATTATTCCAGGGTTGAAAGTCCTCACTACGAAGCGGCACCTGACTCTTCTACCCGAGCTCTTCAACGTTGAAGTACCTGAGCCGCTGGCCAGCAGAGCGAGAGAAGCAGATCCCACGGAGGTGAAGAGGATAGGAATTGAGTGGGCCCTGGAGCAGTGTCAGGGTCTCATTGAAGCCAGCGTTCCCTGCATTCATTTCTACATCATGCAAGATGCCTCTACCGTGGCAAAGATCGTATCCCAACTGATATAACCCAATTGTCAAACACTCACCATTTTCCACACAGCCAAAAGATGCCATCTCTCACTTTAAATTCTTTCTCAGGGAACAACTGAGGGGGAAATGACTGAAACTCTGGAAAGACTTTTCGAGAACCATCTCGAATCGTCGGGTCTGGTTCCACGGGATTCTTGCGGAATCGTGGCCGTGTCGGGGGGACCGGATTCCGTCGCCCTTCTCGATTTGCTCTCTGGTGTCGCTAGCAGGTGGGATCTGAAGCTTGGCGTGGCACATTTCAACCACGGGCTGAGGGGAAAGGAATCCGACGCCGATGAACGATTTGTGAGAGAATTGGCTGAAGAGTCCGGTCTCGCCTTCTACCGGTCAAGACTCCCCCGCCAACCTTCCACCACGAACTTGAGTTGGGAAGCGTACGCCCGTCGACTGCGGTACCGGTTTCTGGAGAAAACGAGGGAAAAAGGGGACTTTAACTGGATTGCCACAGGCCATCACGGCGACGATCAGGCCGAGACGGTCCTGATGCGGGTGATTGAGGGCTCGGGCATTCGAGGTCTGAAGGGCATTTACGATAGGCGCTCACTCATCATTAGGCCCTTGTTGCCCTTCACCAGAGATCAGATTATGAACTATGCAGAACGTAAGCACCTTCTGTTTCGAGATGACTCCTCAAACCAGGACAAGAGATTCAC contains:
- a CDS encoding methylenetetrahydrofolate reductase, translating into MKVTECIEQANSTLFSYEIIPPLRGGTAQRIFDLVEQLVPFDPPFIDMTSRAAEVYHEKLPDGATRRHIRRKRPGTIGLTAAIKNRYDLETVPHILCHGFTREETEDALIELNYLGINNVMALTGDQTERMSPGNEKSTINRYASELVEQIVNMNQGIYLEALEDTHPTDFCIGVGGYPELHSESSDWEANIRFVKNKVDAGAHYIVSQMFFGNSDFFRLVKDCRKAGIRVPIIPGLKVLTTKRHLTLLPELFNVEVPEPLASRAREADPTEVKRIGIEWALEQCQGLIEASVPCIHFYIMQDASTVAKIVSQLI